The Clostridium sporogenes genome contains a region encoding:
- a CDS encoding MFS transporter → MESKETNIKVPLISKIAYGMGDVGCNFSWMFVGNFLMIFYTDVFGIGMSAVAGLMLFSRFWDAINDPIIGRLSDKTHTKWGRYRPWLLFGAPLTALVLILTFWAHPHWSSTTKIIYMAITYCILVLGYTCVNIPYGTLCGAMTQNIEERAKINTSRSVSAMAAIGVINIITVPLIATLGKGDDKKGYLLTAILYGAIFAICHIFCFAKTKEVVKVPEKQKISLKTQLAAVAKNKPYKIALVGQFLFGMTFYGRNADMLYYFTYVEGNKALFSNYSLCIIIPSIIGAACFPLLFNLTNNKGRSASIFALLTGISMFCMYFFTLGESPVPFYVFSALSQFFFSGFNTAIYAIIPDCVEYGEWKTGLRNDGFQYAFISLGNKVGMAIGTALLAGVMGRCGYVANQQQNQAVIAVIKHSFTTVPGILWIVTAVVLFFYGLNKKSYNNILCEINQRNNKEIMSNMSVKI, encoded by the coding sequence ATGGAAAGCAAAGAAACGAATATAAAAGTGCCATTAATCAGTAAAATTGCTTATGGCATGGGAGATGTGGGATGTAATTTCAGTTGGATGTTTGTAGGAAATTTCCTTATGATTTTTTATACAGATGTATTTGGAATTGGTATGAGCGCTGTGGCTGGTCTTATGTTGTTTTCTAGATTTTGGGATGCTATTAATGACCCAATAATCGGAAGGTTAAGTGATAAAACACATACTAAATGGGGAAGATATAGGCCATGGCTTTTATTTGGGGCTCCATTGACTGCGCTTGTATTGATTTTAACCTTTTGGGCCCATCCTCATTGGTCTTCTACCACCAAAATTATTTATATGGCAATAACCTATTGTATCTTGGTATTGGGATATACCTGCGTAAATATTCCTTATGGAACTTTATGCGGAGCCATGACCCAGAATATTGAAGAACGTGCAAAAATTAATACATCTCGTTCTGTTAGTGCCATGGCTGCCATTGGCGTTATTAATATTATAACAGTTCCATTGATTGCCACCCTTGGCAAAGGAGATGATAAAAAAGGATATCTTCTGACTGCTATTTTATACGGAGCTATATTTGCCATTTGCCATATTTTCTGTTTTGCTAAAACAAAAGAAGTTGTAAAGGTACCGGAAAAGCAAAAAATATCATTAAAAACACAGTTGGCAGCTGTAGCAAAAAACAAACCATATAAGATTGCCCTTGTGGGACAGTTTCTCTTTGGTATGACTTTTTATGGAAGAAATGCAGATATGTTATACTATTTCACTTATGTGGAAGGAAATAAGGCATTATTTAGTAATTATTCCCTATGCATTATTATTCCCTCCATTATTGGTGCAGCTTGTTTTCCACTTTTGTTCAATCTTACAAATAACAAAGGCAGATCAGCATCCATATTTGCCCTACTGACAGGAATTAGCATGTTTTGTATGTACTTTTTTACATTAGGAGAGTCACCTGTTCCATTTTATGTGTTTTCAGCTCTTTCACAGTTTTTCTTTTCAGGGTTTAATACTGCTATTTATGCTATTATTCCTGATTGTGTGGAATATGGAGAATGGAAAACTGGACTACGTAATGACGGATTTCAATATGCATTTATATCACTAGGAAATAAAGTAGGAATGGCCATAGGAACCGCTTTATTAGCGGGGGTTATGGGAAGATGTGGATATGTTGCAAATCAGCAGCAGAATCAAGCAGTAATTGCAGTAATTAAACATTCATTTACAACTGTTCCTGGGATTTTATGGATTGTGACAGCTGTTGTTTTATTTTTCTATGGTCTAAATAAGAAGTCTTACAACAATATTTTATGTGAAATCAATCAAAGAAATAATAAAGAGATTATGAGTAATATGTCAGTTAAAATTTAA
- a CDS encoding NAD(P)-dependent alcohol dehydrogenase, with protein sequence MKGKMKVAVMVGIGKIKLEERQIPKVKEDEVLVKLEYVGICGSDLHYYETGAIGDFVVEPPFVLGHEPGGTVVEVGKNVKHLKVGDRVALEPGKTCGHCEFCKTGRYNLCPDVVFFATPPVDGVFQEYVSHEADLCFKLPNNVSTMEGALIEPLAVGFHAAMQGNAKAGQTAVVMGSGCIGLVTMMALKAMGVSKVYVVDIMRKRLQKALELGADGVINGSTTNVVEEIMKLTDGKGCDLAIETAGTQVTTVQAMHMTKKGATIVLVGYSKSGEMNLPISLALDKELTFKTIFRYRHIYPMAIEAVAAGKVNLKGIVTDVFKLDEAQKAMDYSINNKSDIVKAVIRISQEK encoded by the coding sequence ATGAAAGGTAAAATGAAAGTTGCAGTTATGGTTGGAATTGGAAAGATTAAATTAGAGGAGCGTCAAATTCCTAAAGTGAAAGAGGATGAAGTTTTAGTAAAACTGGAGTATGTAGGTATTTGCGGAAGCGATCTACATTATTATGAAACAGGGGCTATTGGTGATTTTGTGGTTGAACCACCTTTTGTTCTTGGACATGAACCAGGTGGAACTGTGGTGGAAGTAGGAAAGAATGTAAAACATTTAAAGGTTGGAGACCGTGTTGCACTAGAACCAGGAAAGACTTGTGGACACTGTGAATTCTGTAAAACAGGCCGTTATAATCTTTGTCCAGATGTAGTTTTCTTTGCTACTCCACCTGTAGATGGTGTTTTTCAAGAATATGTTTCCCATGAGGCGGATCTTTGCTTTAAGTTACCAAATAATGTGAGTACTATGGAAGGAGCATTAATTGAACCTTTAGCAGTAGGATTTCATGCAGCTATGCAAGGAAATGCTAAGGCTGGACAAACAGCAGTGGTTATGGGATCAGGTTGTATTGGATTGGTAACAATGATGGCATTGAAGGCAATGGGAGTTTCAAAAGTGTATGTTGTGGACATTATGAGAAAACGTCTTCAAAAAGCTCTAGAACTAGGAGCAGATGGGGTTATCAACGGAAGCACAACCAATGTAGTTGAAGAAATCATGAAACTAACAGATGGAAAAGGCTGTGATTTGGCAATTGAAACCGCAGGAACACAGGTTACAACTGTACAGGCTATGCATATGACTAAGAAGGGTGCAACAATTGTGCTTGTGGGTTATAGCAAGAGTGGAGAGATGAACTTGCCTATAAGCCTTGCGCTAGATAAGGAATTGACATTTAAAACCATATTCCGTTATCGCCACATTTATCCAATGGCCATTGAAGCAGTAGCTGCGGGAAAAGTAAACCTAAAAGGTATTGTGACTGATGTATTTAAACTGGATGAAGCACAGAAAGCCATGGACTACAGCATAAATAATAAGTCAGATATTGTAAAGGCGGTTATTCGCATTTCTCAAGAAAAATAG
- a CDS encoding ROK family transcriptional regulator: protein MTKKQVNNMEVKKNNRNRIFRYICKCDKTSNPEISYELKMSLPTVTQNTKELMERGLIAEVGEFQSTGGRRAKAFSVVADSKLAVGLDITKNHVGLLLTNLTGKILKHDIFHYPYSAEDDYYREINKRLESFLDESVKEREKILGIGISFPGIVNLEKEVVSYSHMLGLKALPLATVSPFFSYDCYFLNDANAGAYAEGINMEKKERLFYLSLSNTVGGAIFNCNELIQGKSFRCGEVGHMTIVPDGVSCYCGKSGCLDVYCSAKCLSDATGGKLDLFFEALERGEKEITDIWDRYTTYLSVAINNIHMILDCDIIIGGYVGSFIESHIQDIREKVSKRNTFAEDGMFVRTCNYKIGAAALGAALKVIETFIEQV from the coding sequence ATGACAAAAAAACAAGTTAATAATATGGAAGTAAAAAAGAATAATAGGAATCGTATTTTCCGATACATTTGTAAGTGTGATAAAACATCTAATCCGGAGATTTCTTACGAACTTAAGATGAGTTTACCTACAGTGACGCAGAATACAAAAGAGTTAATGGAACGTGGTCTAATTGCAGAAGTAGGAGAGTTTCAATCTACTGGTGGAAGAAGAGCAAAGGCCTTCTCTGTTGTCGCCGATTCTAAATTAGCTGTTGGTCTTGATATTACTAAAAATCATGTTGGATTGCTGTTAACGAATCTTACGGGAAAGATTTTGAAACATGATATTTTCCATTATCCATATAGTGCTGAGGATGATTATTATCGTGAGATAAACAAAAGGCTAGAAAGCTTTTTGGATGAGAGTGTTAAAGAACGGGAAAAAATCCTTGGAATTGGAATTTCATTTCCTGGAATTGTGAATTTAGAGAAAGAAGTGGTTTCCTATTCCCATATGTTAGGATTGAAAGCATTACCTCTTGCTACAGTAAGTCCTTTCTTTTCTTATGACTGTTATTTTCTTAATGATGCTAATGCGGGAGCCTATGCGGAAGGAATTAATATGGAAAAAAAGGAAAGGCTTTTTTATTTATCATTAAGTAACACAGTGGGTGGAGCTATTTTTAATTGTAACGAGTTAATACAGGGAAAAAGTTTCCGATGTGGAGAGGTTGGGCATATGACAATTGTTCCTGATGGGGTTTCTTGTTATTGCGGAAAATCAGGCTGTTTGGATGTATATTGCTCAGCAAAATGTCTTTCTGATGCTACAGGTGGAAAATTAGATCTTTTTTTTGAAGCATTGGAACGTGGAGAAAAGGAAATCACAGATATATGGGATAGATATACTACATATTTATCAGTAGCTATTAATAATATTCATATGATTTTGGATTGTGATATTATTATAGGAGGATATGTAGGAAGTTTTATAGAAAGTCATATTCAGGACATAAGAGAGAAGGTTTCTAAAAGAAATACCTTTGCAGAGGATGGGATGTTTGTAAGAACATGTAATTATAAAATTGGTGCGGCAGCTTTAGGGGCAGCGCTAAAGGTTATAGAAACATTTATTGAGCAGGTATAA
- a CDS encoding MATE family efflux transporter: MDIKQQLLTKKPKDLMFQLSIPAVIGMLVIGLYPLMDGIFAGKIIGEKAMAACSVAMPLTFLNNGTATLIGVGSASILSRALGKGDRKTVDKVMGNLAFWVLLLSIAITIFGISFGRKFLLIAGATPEIAELGIRYLRIIFIGSIFVNFTQSANMVMRGEGLMKEAMMIMGLGALLNIILDPIFMVAMGARGIEGAAIATVLTQFIQALVTLYYFKNKSKNVKIGKIKPEKEVYTEMFSVGVSAMLMQVLFMIQQTLLYRSAFKYGGESNGILMAASLRLYGFSFIPLWGMSQGLQPVVGTNHGAKQYKRVRETMKVFSIGGLVLAAIFWIPAELFSEKVLRLFSVSQSIIEQGVGNFRLFYSVFILYGVMVMSITFFQSIGNGKKAGIIVMFRQLILFVPCMLLLPKYFGIQAVWFTQPLVDFVMIGIGLIMQTKELNKTTTQGMAASS, encoded by the coding sequence ATGGATATAAAACAACAACTATTAACGAAAAAACCAAAAGATTTAATGTTTCAATTGTCAATTCCAGCAGTAATAGGTATGTTGGTAATAGGACTCTATCCTTTGATGGATGGAATATTTGCAGGGAAAATTATAGGAGAAAAAGCCATGGCAGCGTGTAGTGTTGCAATGCCCTTAACTTTTTTAAACAATGGGACGGCTACATTAATAGGTGTTGGCTCAGCTTCTATTCTTTCAAGAGCATTAGGCAAAGGAGATAGGAAAACAGTAGATAAAGTTATGGGGAATCTTGCTTTTTGGGTTTTACTATTATCCATAGCAATTACTATATTTGGAATTTCCTTTGGGAGAAAGTTTCTACTAATCGCAGGAGCTACTCCAGAAATTGCAGAACTAGGAATTCGATATTTAAGAATTATTTTTATTGGTTCTATCTTTGTAAATTTTACACAAAGTGCTAATATGGTTATGCGTGGTGAAGGTTTAATGAAAGAAGCCATGATGATTATGGGACTAGGAGCCTTATTAAATATTATTCTTGATCCTATATTTATGGTAGCCATGGGAGCTAGAGGTATAGAAGGGGCTGCTATTGCTACAGTTTTAACTCAATTTATTCAAGCATTAGTTACTCTTTATTATTTTAAAAATAAAAGTAAGAATGTAAAAATAGGAAAAATCAAACCAGAAAAAGAAGTTTATACGGAAATGTTTTCTGTTGGAGTATCCGCTATGTTGATGCAAGTATTATTTATGATTCAACAAACACTACTTTATAGAAGTGCATTTAAATATGGTGGTGAATCCAATGGAATTTTGATGGCAGCAAGTTTAAGACTTTATGGATTCTCCTTTATTCCTCTATGGGGGATGAGTCAAGGATTACAGCCTGTAGTAGGTACGAATCATGGAGCAAAACAGTATAAGCGAGTGAGGGAAACTATGAAAGTATTTTCAATAGGTGGATTAGTGCTAGCGGCTATATTCTGGATACCAGCAGAACTTTTTTCAGAAAAAGTATTAAGATTATTTAGTGTAAGCCAAAGCATTATTGAGCAAGGGGTAGGTAATTTTAGATTGTTTTATAGTGTATTTATATTGTACGGAGTAATGGTTATGTCTATTACATTTTTCCAATCCATTGGAAATGGGAAAAAGGCAGGGATTATTGTAATGTTTCGTCAATTGATTTTATTTGTACCTTGTATGCTTCTACTACCAAAATATTTTGGAATACAAGCTGTTTGGTTTACTCAACCCTTAGTGGATTTTGTTATGATTGGTATTGGATTGATAATGCAAACAAAAGAATTAAACAAAACAACAACACAGGGTATGGCAGCAAGTAGTTAA
- a CDS encoding TetR/AcrR family transcriptional regulator — protein MAQWVEEATDNIITAAKEEFLKYGFIKASLRRIAKKAKTSPSSIYTRFNNKEDLFSYFVKEHSDYILSRTKNHMENFSSQKKEIQIDSRKNNAGAFTKTLVDYIYDHFDEFYLLICCSKGTIYENFIEELAKLETKYTKKYLLTIDSDIGNFPKVTEEFIHMMSRSFFHGFFEIVRQKFDKEKGREHIEKIILFYNGGWGKFLI, from the coding sequence ATGGCTCAATGGGTAGAAGAAGCAACGGATAATATTATTACCGCTGCAAAAGAAGAATTTTTAAAATATGGTTTTATTAAAGCATCACTACGAAGAATTGCCAAGAAGGCAAAAACAAGCCCTAGTTCAATTTATACAAGATTTAACAATAAAGAAGATTTATTTTCATACTTTGTGAAAGAACATTCAGATTATATTTTATCCAGAACAAAGAATCATATGGAAAATTTTTCATCACAGAAAAAAGAAATACAAATTGACAGTAGAAAAAATAATGCAGGTGCCTTTACAAAAACATTAGTTGATTATATTTATGATCATTTTGATGAATTTTATTTACTTATATGTTGTTCCAAAGGGACAATTTATGAAAATTTTATAGAAGAGCTTGCAAAATTAGAAACAAAATATACAAAAAAATATCTTTTAACTATTGATTCAGATATAGGAAATTTTCCCAAAGTAACTGAAGAGTTTATCCATATGATGAGTCGTTCGTTTTTTCATGGATTTTTTGAAATAGTTAGGCAAAAATTTGATAAAGAAAAAGGTCGTGAGCATATAGAAAAAATTATATTGTTTTACAACGGTGGTTGGGGAAAATTTCTTATTTAG
- a CDS encoding ABC transporter ATP-binding protein, with amino-acid sequence MFNYIKNKFALSDQGTKDLIKGSIYSSLVNLSMMIPVGLFILMLDELLRPLLGKEATTPNTLKYIGLIVVAVVIICIFHHLQYSNIYLSTYKESATRRITLAEKLRELPLSFFGKRDLSDLTNILMGDCATLEHAFSHSIPQLFGSIISTIVIVISLLIMNWRMGLAVLWVVPVSFIMIFFCKHIQQRSKEKHYKSKYACADGIQECLENIQDIKAYHIEKSYIEGLDKKLEDSEKAQIKSELTMGAIVTSAQAILRLGLATVVLVGSSLLINKQTDLLTYLVFLITASRLYDPISGNLSNIAEIFNVEMPIKRMNEIENYKVQSGEKDYKLKGYNIQFNNVGFSYNDEETVLKNVSFTAKQGEVTALIGPSGSGKSTAAKLAARFWDVDKGSISLGGLDIAKIEPEALLKNYTIVFQDVTLFNDTVMENIRLGRRDASDEDVLKAAKLAMCDDFVSKMPKSYNTVIGENGSTLSGGERQRISIARALLKDSPIILLDEATASLDAENETKIQRALSELIKNKTVLVVAHRMRTVENADKVVVLADGYVAEQGTPDELFKKDGLYKHMVQLQSESMDWSL; translated from the coding sequence ATGTTTAATTATATTAAAAATAAATTTGCATTAAGTGATCAAGGAACAAAAGATCTTATAAAAGGCAGTATTTATAGTTCTCTTGTAAATTTAAGTATGATGATTCCTGTAGGACTTTTTATTCTTATGTTAGATGAATTATTAAGACCTCTTCTTGGGAAAGAAGCTACTACTCCAAATACATTAAAATATATAGGACTTATAGTAGTAGCTGTAGTTATCATATGTATTTTCCATCATCTTCAATATTCTAATATATATCTTTCAACTTATAAGGAAAGTGCAACGAGAAGAATTACTTTGGCTGAGAAGTTAAGAGAACTTCCATTATCGTTTTTTGGCAAGAGAGATTTATCAGATTTAACAAACATACTTATGGGAGATTGTGCAACTTTGGAACATGCTTTTTCCCATTCCATTCCACAGTTGTTTGGATCTATTATATCTACTATAGTTATAGTTATTTCTTTATTAATAATGAATTGGCGTATGGGTCTTGCAGTTCTTTGGGTTGTTCCAGTATCATTTATAATGATTTTCTTTTGTAAGCATATCCAACAAAGATCAAAAGAAAAACACTATAAATCTAAATATGCATGCGCTGATGGTATACAAGAATGTTTGGAAAATATTCAAGATATAAAAGCATATCATATTGAAAAATCTTATATTGAGGGGTTAGATAAAAAGCTTGAAGATTCAGAAAAAGCACAAATAAAATCTGAACTTACAATGGGAGCCATTGTAACTAGTGCACAAGCTATATTAAGATTAGGGCTAGCGACGGTTGTTCTTGTAGGAAGTTCACTTTTAATAAATAAACAAACAGATTTACTTACCTATCTTGTATTTTTAATTACAGCATCAAGATTATATGATCCTATTTCAGGAAATCTTTCTAATATTGCTGAAATTTTTAATGTAGAAATGCCAATTAAAAGAATGAATGAAATAGAAAATTATAAGGTGCAAAGTGGTGAAAAAGACTATAAATTAAAGGGGTATAATATTCAGTTTAATAATGTTGGTTTTTCTTATAATGATGAGGAAACTGTTTTAAAAAATGTTTCTTTTACCGCTAAACAAGGGGAAGTGACAGCATTGATAGGACCATCAGGTAGTGGGAAAAGTACTGCTGCTAAGCTTGCTGCCAGATTTTGGGACGTAGATAAAGGAAGCATAAGTCTTGGAGGTTTAGATATTGCAAAGATAGAGCCTGAAGCATTATTAAAGAATTATACTATTGTTTTTCAAGATGTTACATTGTTTAATGACACAGTAATGGAAAATATAAGGTTAGGTAGAAGAGATGCTAGTGATGAAGATGTTTTAAAAGCTGCAAAGCTTGCTATGTGTGATGATTTTGTTTCTAAGATGCCAAAATCATATAATACTGTAATAGGTGAAAATGGGTCAACACTATCTGGGGGAGAACGTCAAAGAATTTCTATTGCAAGAGCTTTATTAAAAGATTCCCCAATTATTTTATTAGATGAAGCAACAGCTTCTCTTGATGCTGAAAATGAAACAAAAATACAAAGAGCACTTTCTGAGTTAATTAAAAATAAAACTGTACTTGTAGTTGCTCATCGTATGAGAACAGTTGAAAATGCAGATAAAGTTGTTGTTCTTGCTGATGGTTATGTAGCAGAACAGGGAACACCAGATGAATTGTTTAAAAAAGATGGATTATATAAACATATGGTTCAATTGCAATCAGAAAGTATGGATTGGTCCTTGTAG
- a CDS encoding ABC transporter ATP-binding protein — MESKKKSTLSKLLRFAGKYRVLIILAIVLSGISAVLSLFPFICIWFVIKDIFNTLPDVTKATESIRYGWMAVGFSVLSIALYFASLMCSHLAAFRVEKNMRKEAMHKIVTLPLGFFTQNTSGKLRKVIDDNASLTHGFLAHQLPDISGVIVMPIAIIIILFVFDWRLGFVCLVPIFLSLFFLKQMMGGNNAKFMEKYMDSLEEMNASAVEYVRGIPVVKVFQQTVYSFKSFYKSIKGYSNFASEYAINCRAPLIGFTITINLPSLLLIPIGILFISNATNYSAFLLDLIFYMLFSPLAVVMMTKIMFSSENVMVAKESLNRIDEILEAKRLSQSDKKSKTNKNDIVFKNVSFTYPDTDKAVVDNVSFNIPEGKTFALVGPSGGGKSTLASLLARFWDVDNGSIEIGGVNVKDFTEKDLMNKIAFVFQNSRLFKTSLLENIKIANPNATREEVLKAAHLAQCDDIIEKMPEGIDTVIGTEGVYLSGGEQQRISLARAILKDVPIIILDEATAFADPENEYQIQKAFESLVQNKTVLMIAHRLSSIKDVDSILVIKDGNIVENGDHKNLLKKNGIYKKMWEEYQTSISWKVGKEEADV, encoded by the coding sequence ATGGAATCAAAAAAGAAATCAACTCTTTCGAAGTTATTAAGATTTGCAGGTAAGTATCGAGTTCTAATTATACTTGCAATTGTGTTATCTGGAATCAGTGCAGTTCTATCTTTATTTCCATTTATTTGTATATGGTTTGTTATAAAAGATATTTTTAATACGCTACCAGATGTTACCAAAGCTACAGAAAGTATAAGATATGGTTGGATGGCAGTTGGATTTTCAGTTTTAAGTATTGCACTTTATTTTGCAAGTTTAATGTGTTCTCATTTAGCAGCTTTTCGTGTTGAAAAAAATATGAGAAAAGAAGCAATGCATAAGATCGTTACACTTCCTCTAGGGTTTTTCACACAAAACACTAGCGGTAAATTAAGAAAAGTAATTGATGATAATGCAAGTTTAACCCATGGTTTTTTAGCACATCAATTGCCAGATATATCAGGGGTTATTGTAATGCCAATTGCTATAATTATTATACTATTTGTTTTTGATTGGCGTTTAGGCTTTGTTTGCTTAGTACCAATATTTTTAAGTTTATTCTTTTTAAAACAAATGATGGGTGGAAATAATGCTAAATTTATGGAAAAATATATGGACTCTTTAGAAGAGATGAATGCATCTGCTGTTGAATATGTTAGAGGAATTCCTGTAGTTAAGGTATTTCAACAAACAGTATATTCTTTTAAAAGTTTTTATAAATCTATTAAAGGATATAGTAATTTTGCTTCTGAATATGCTATAAATTGTCGTGCTCCATTGATTGGATTTACAATTACAATTAACCTTCCATCATTACTTTTAATACCAATTGGAATACTTTTTATATCAAATGCAACAAATTATAGTGCATTTTTATTGGATTTAATTTTTTACATGTTATTCTCACCACTTGCAGTGGTTATGATGACTAAGATTATGTTTTCTAGTGAAAATGTTATGGTAGCAAAGGAATCTTTAAATAGAATTGATGAGATATTAGAAGCAAAGAGGCTTTCTCAAAGTGATAAAAAAAGTAAAACAAATAAAAATGATATTGTGTTTAAAAATGTTAGTTTTACTTATCCTGACACTGATAAAGCAGTAGTAGATAATGTAAGTTTTAATATTCCTGAGGGAAAGACTTTTGCATTAGTAGGCCCTTCAGGAGGAGGGAAAAGTACATTAGCAAGTCTTTTAGCAAGATTTTGGGATGTAGATAATGGAAGTATTGAAATTGGTGGAGTTAACGTAAAAGATTTTACAGAAAAAGATTTAATGAATAAGATTGCTTTTGTATTTCAAAATAGTAGGTTGTTTAAAACAAGTTTATTAGAAAATATTAAAATAGCAAATCCAAATGCTACAAGAGAAGAAGTGTTAAAAGCAGCACATTTAGCACAGTGTGATGATATAATAGAAAAAATGCCGGAAGGTATAGACACGGTTATAGGCACAGAAGGTGTTTATCTTTCTGGTGGAGAGCAGCAAAGAATATCTTTAGCTAGAGCTATCTTAAAAGATGTTCCAATAATTATATTAGATGAGGCAACAGCTTTTGCAGATCCGGAAAATGAATATCAAATACAAAAAGCTTTTGAATCCTTAGTTCAAAATAAGACAGTTTTAATGATTGCTCACAGGCTTTCTTCTATAAAAGATGTTGATTCAATTTTGGTTATAAAGGACGGAAATATTGTAGAGAATGGAGATCATAAAAATCTTTTAAAGAAAAATGGAATATACAAAAAAATGTGGGAAGAATATCAAACATCTATTTCATGGAAAGTTGGAAAGGAGGAAGCTGATGTTTAA
- a CDS encoding ABC transporter ATP-binding protein, translating to MINFKNVSFKYKGKEEPSIKNINLKIKEGQCIVLCGRSGCGKTSNTRLLNGLIPDFYPGDLSGVVEIDGKLISNLPIYKISEKVGSVFQNPNTQFFNTDTDSEIAFGIENLSVSEEKLRPIVDNAFYDFKIEKLKNRSIFQLSGGEKQKIAFASIYAMNPDIYVLDEPSSNLDSDAINDLKELLTFLKSKGKTIIITEHRLYYLKDLADIICYIEKGEIKSVYSPETFLKLSVKEREDKGLRALDLSKVEPIIKEQLEKNNYLTIKNMILRYGKKQIIKKGFDITASRGECIGIIGHNGAGKTTFSKALCGLHKDYDGKIIINNKELTDKQRLKKCYLVMQDVNYQLFAEKVEEECCFGIKNFNREEVLQVLKSLGLYEYKDNHPNTLSGGQKQRLAVATSIVSKREILIFDEPTSGLDYDSMIRVSKLIEKLRNEGKLMFLVTHDYEFICKTCTRILHFDNGTLMDDYFLSDEEGKNKLKKFFILKK from the coding sequence TTGATTAATTTTAAAAATGTTTCATTTAAGTATAAAGGAAAGGAAGAACCTTCTATAAAAAATATTAATCTTAAAATAAAGGAAGGTCAATGTATAGTTTTATGTGGAAGAAGTGGTTGTGGAAAGACAAGCAATACACGGCTTTTAAATGGCCTTATACCAGATTTTTATCCAGGAGATTTAAGTGGAGTTGTAGAGATTGATGGTAAATTAATTTCAAATCTTCCAATTTATAAAATATCAGAAAAAGTAGGGTCTGTATTTCAAAATCCTAATACTCAATTTTTTAATACAGATACAGATAGTGAAATTGCTTTTGGTATTGAAAATCTTTCAGTTTCAGAAGAAAAATTAAGACCAATTGTAGATAATGCATTTTATGATTTTAAAATAGAAAAATTAAAAAATAGAAGTATTTTTCAGTTATCAGGAGGAGAAAAGCAAAAAATAGCCTTTGCATCTATTTATGCCATGAATCCAGATATTTATGTTTTAGATGAACCATCTTCTAATCTAGATAGTGATGCAATTAATGATTTAAAAGAGCTATTGACCTTTTTAAAAAGTAAAGGAAAAACAATTATTATAACAGAGCATCGATTATATTATTTAAAGGATTTAGCAGATATTATTTGTTATATAGAAAAGGGAGAAATAAAGTCTGTGTATTCTCCTGAAACTTTTTTAAAACTTTCTGTTAAAGAAAGAGAAGATAAAGGATTAAGAGCATTAGATCTAAGCAAAGTTGAACCAATTATAAAAGAACAATTAGAAAAAAATAACTATTTAACAATAAAAAATATGATTTTAAGATATGGAAAAAAACAGATTATTAAAAAAGGTTTTGATATAACTGCATCTAGAGGTGAATGTATAGGAATTATAGGTCATAATGGAGCAGGAAAAACAACATTTTCAAAAGCTTTATGTGGATTACACAAAGACTATGATGGAAAAATTATTATAAATAATAAAGAACTTACAGATAAACAGCGTCTAAAAAAGTGTTATTTAGTTATGCAGGATGTTAATTATCAGCTTTTTGCAGAAAAAGTTGAAGAAGAATGTTGTTTTGGAATAAAAAATTTTAATAGAGAAGAAGTGCTTCAAGTACTTAAATCTTTAGGACTTTATGAATATAAAGATAATCATCCAAACACCTTATCAGGAGGTCAAAAACAAAGGCTTGCTGTTGCAACAAGTATTGTAAGTAAAAGAGAAATTTTAATATTTGATGAACCAACAAGTGGATTAGACTATGATAGTATGATTAGAGTTTCAAAACTTATAGAGAAACTTAGAAATGAAGGAAAGCTTATGTTTTTAGTTACTCATGATTATGAATTTATTTGTAAGACTTGTACTAGAATATTGCATTTTGATAATGGTACATTAATGGATGATTATTTTTTATCAGATGAAGAAGGAAAAAATAAATTAAAGAAATTTTTTATATTAAAAAAATAA